A window of the Brassica napus cultivar Da-Ae chromosome A2, Da-Ae, whole genome shotgun sequence genome harbors these coding sequences:
- the LOC106417391 gene encoding ras-related protein RABA2d-like, translating to MTHRVEQDYDYLFKIVLIGDSGVGKSNILSRFTRNEFCLESKSTIGVEFATRTLQVEGKTVKAQIWDTAGQERYRAITSAYYRGAVGAFLVYDITKRQTFDNVLRWLRELRDHADSNIVIMMAGNKSDLNHLRSVAEEDGRSLAETEGLSFLETSALESTNVEKSFQTVLTEIYKIISKKALAAQEAAGANSAIPGQGTTINVEDTSGAAKRGCCST from the exons ATGACGCATAGAGTAGAACAGGATTACGATTATTTGTTCAAGATCGTGTTGATTGGTGATTCTGGTGTCGGGAAATCAAACATCTTGTCTAGATTCACCAGGAATGAGTTTTGCTTGGAATCAAAGTCCACCATTGGTGTTGAATTCGCCACAAGAACTCTCCAG GTTGAAGGAAAGACTGTAAAGGCCCAAATATGGGACACTGCCGGTCAAGAGCGGTACAGAGCCATCACAAGCGCTTATTACAGAGGCGCAGTAGGTGCATTTCTTGTCTATGACATCACCAAACGTCAGACATTTGACAATGTCCTAAGGTGGCTACGCGAACTGAGAGACCATGCGGATTCCAACATTGTGATCATGATGGCTGGGAACAAATCCGATCTAAACCACTTGAGGTCGGTTGCTGAGGAAGATGGTCGGAGTCTAGCTGAGACAGAAGGTCTATCTTTCTTGGAGACATCTGCTCTTGAATCGACAAATGTCGAGAAATCATTTCAAACCGTGTTGACAGAGATTTACAAGATCATTAGCAAGAAAGCTTTGGCTGCTCAAGAGGCAGCGGGTGCTAATTCCGCGATTCCAGGGCAAGGAACAACGATTAACGTTGAGGATACGTCTGGAGCTGCCAAAAGGGGTTGCTGCTCTACTTAG